From the Candidatus Brocadiia bacterium genome, one window contains:
- a CDS encoding sodium:calcium antiporter, with the protein MLKKIIWLVVAFGLIGQQAVAQFMGKELGPGWEALVPGLAIFGAAFVLSWAAELAQMEIPQALALAFLALIAVVPEYAVDIYFAWTAGTNPEYIHYATANMTGANRLLIGLGWPVVLFAYYLSTRKTHIELEPTHRIELLALLAATFYSFFIPIKGSISMIDSIVLLTIFVFYIIAAGRAHHVEPELEGPVELFSKGSRLFRCIITVFFFILAGFTIYVSAEPFAEGLLASGKAWGVNEFVLVQWLAPLASESPEFIVAIIFATRAMAGASLGTLVSSKVNQWTLLIASLPIAYYLGGGSFTGMKLDSMQTEEIFLTAAQSLFAIFILANFRFSMLEALTLIVLFTTQLVIPLVMPSLMPGLPPEQLQELEIKARMSYGGLYIGLTILLVMLSYKRRNAILCLIQPSRRRD; encoded by the coding sequence ATGCTCAAGAAAATAATCTGGTTGGTGGTCGCCTTCGGCCTTATAGGACAGCAGGCGGTGGCTCAGTTTATGGGCAAGGAGCTCGGACCGGGCTGGGAGGCGCTGGTGCCCGGGCTGGCCATCTTCGGCGCGGCGTTTGTATTATCCTGGGCGGCCGAACTGGCCCAGATGGAAATCCCACAGGCCCTGGCCCTGGCCTTCCTGGCCCTGATTGCGGTCGTGCCCGAATACGCCGTAGACATCTACTTCGCCTGGACGGCCGGCACCAACCCCGAATACATCCATTACGCCACGGCTAATATGACCGGCGCCAACCGGCTGCTCATCGGCCTGGGCTGGCCGGTGGTGCTCTTCGCTTATTACCTGTCTACCCGCAAGACGCACATCGAGCTGGAACCGACGCATCGGATAGAACTTCTGGCCCTGCTAGCCGCCACCTTTTACTCCTTCTTCATTCCCATCAAGGGTTCTATCTCGATGATAGACTCCATCGTTTTGCTGACCATCTTCGTATTCTATATCATCGCCGCCGGCCGGGCGCACCACGTCGAGCCGGAACTGGAAGGCCCGGTGGAACTCTTCAGCAAGGGCTCGCGCCTGTTCCGCTGTATCATCACCGTGTTTTTCTTCATCCTGGCCGGGTTCACCATCTACGTCTCGGCCGAACCGTTTGCCGAAGGCCTGCTGGCCAGCGGCAAGGCCTGGGGCGTCAACGAGTTTGTGCTGGTCCAGTGGCTGGCCCCGCTGGCTTCCGAGTCGCCCGAGTTCATTGTGGCCATCATCTTCGCCACCCGGGCCATGGCCGGCGCCTCCTTGGGCACCCTGGTCTCGTCCAAGGTCAACCAGTGGACACTGCTCATCGCCTCCCTGCCCATCGCTTATTACCTGGGCGGCGGCTCTTTTACCGGAATGAAACTGGACAGTATGCAGACCGAAGAAATCTTCCTGACCGCGGCCCAATCGCTCTTCGCCATATTCATCCTGGCCAACTTCAGGTTCAGTATGCTCGAAGCGCTTACATTGATAGTGCTCTTCACTACCCAGCTGGTCATCCCGCTGGTGATGCCGTCGCTGATGCCCGGCCTGCCGCCGGAACAGTTGCAGGAGCTGGAGATAAAGGCCCGGATGTCCTATGGCGGATTGTATATCGGCCTGACCATATTGCTGGTGATGTTATCTTATAAACGGCGAAATGCAATACTCTGTCTGATTCAACCCAGCAGACGGCGAGATTGA
- a CDS encoding CusA/CzcA family heavy metal efflux RND transporter, with the protein MLKTIVAFSADNKFLVLIFAAIAVAGAVYTVQNIPLDAIPDLSDTQVIVYSRWDRSPDIVEDQVTYPIITALLGAPKVKAIRGFSDFGFSFVYIIFQDGTDIYWARSRTLEYLSKIQSSLPEGVKTQIGPDASGIGWVYQYALVDKSGQNSLSDLRSFQDWYLKYYIQSVPGVSEVATVGGYQKQYQVNINPNALVAYNVPLTKVIEAVRNGNNDVGGRLVEFSGAEYMVRGRGYIKSVDDIANIVISIDVNGTPVLVKNVGRVELGSDIRRGVADLDGIGDTVGGIVIIRQGENALNVINRVKARIDEIRPSLPKGAEIVTTYDRSELIIESIGTLKAELVLQMIVVSLMILIFLWHIPSALVPIITIPVSCLLAFIPMYFMGLTSNIMSLTGIAISIGVLVDGAIIEVENAYKKMELWIEGGRQGDPHQIRIRALQEVAPSVFFSLLVIAVAFIPVFTLLDQEGRLFKPLAYTKNLTMAIAALLAITLDPAIRLLFMRMDDFKFRPKWIAWPVNQILVGKYYKEENHPVSKWLFRIYEPVCRLVLKHPKTVIITALALMAVTVPIYFKLGSEFMPPLNEGSILYMPTTPPGISVTDAQKILRIQDQIIKSVPEVQSIFGKAGRADTATDPAPFSMMETTIVLKPRDQWRKVDRWYSGLPEILQRPFRPVWTDRITWEDIINELDAKMQLPGVVNSWTMPIKARVDMLSTGVRTPVGIKIFGADLKEIEKIGLHLEAILKEVPGTRSVYAERVTGGYFLDFDLRRDQLARYGLSVAEAEMVIMSAIGGEGVTTAIAGRERYSVNVRYARELRDDLDELKRVLVPTTGPVRSGQQPNMQMQTDSGASNGVSAQIPLAAIADISFSTGPAMVRDENSFLAGYVYVDVKDRDIGGYVTEAKARVDRELPPTPGYSLLWSGQYENMLRVKERLKVVIPLTLLIIFVLLYINTKSTIKTLIVLTAVPFSLIGAVWFLYLLGYNVSIAVWVGMIALMGLDAETGVFMLLFLDMSYYDSVRKGRMKTYSDLIEAVVHGAVKRIRPKMMTVGTTFIGLIPIMWSMGTGADMMKRIAAPMVGGLVTSFILELLVYPPVYTLWKWKFQMKKGAVDVSKLPIPELKEH; encoded by the coding sequence ATGCTTAAAACCATCGTTGCGTTTTCGGCCGACAACAAATTCCTGGTGTTGATCTTCGCGGCTATCGCCGTGGCCGGAGCGGTCTATACCGTGCAGAACATCCCGCTCGACGCCATTCCCGACCTGTCCGACACCCAGGTCATCGTCTATTCCCGCTGGGACCGCAGTCCGGACATCGTCGAAGACCAGGTTACCTATCCGATTATTACCGCCTTGCTCGGCGCGCCCAAGGTCAAGGCCATCCGGGGCTTTTCAGACTTTGGATTTTCTTTCGTTTACATTATTTTCCAGGACGGCACCGACATCTACTGGGCCCGTTCCCGGACGTTGGAATACCTCAGCAAAATACAGTCCAGCCTGCCCGAAGGCGTCAAGACCCAAATCGGCCCGGACGCCAGCGGCATCGGCTGGGTTTACCAATACGCACTGGTCGACAAGAGCGGACAGAACAGCCTGTCCGACCTGCGTTCATTCCAGGACTGGTACCTGAAATATTATATCCAGAGCGTGCCCGGCGTGTCCGAAGTGGCCACCGTCGGCGGCTACCAGAAACAATACCAGGTTAACATCAACCCTAACGCTCTTGTTGCTTACAACGTGCCGCTGACCAAGGTTATCGAGGCCGTCCGCAACGGTAACAATGACGTAGGCGGCCGGCTGGTCGAATTCAGCGGCGCCGAATATATGGTCCGCGGCCGCGGCTACATCAAGTCCGTTGACGATATTGCCAATATCGTTATCAGCATTGACGTCAACGGCACGCCCGTGCTGGTCAAGAACGTCGGCCGGGTGGAGCTCGGTTCGGACATCCGCCGCGGCGTGGCCGACCTGGACGGCATCGGCGATACCGTCGGCGGCATCGTCATCATCCGCCAGGGCGAGAACGCGCTCAACGTCATCAACCGCGTCAAGGCCCGGATAGACGAAATCCGGCCGTCCCTGCCCAAGGGCGCCGAAATCGTTACCACCTACGACCGCTCCGAGCTCATCATCGAATCCATCGGCACCCTCAAAGCCGAGCTGGTTCTCCAGATGATAGTGGTCAGCCTGATGATCCTGATATTCCTCTGGCATATTCCCTCGGCCCTGGTGCCCATCATCACCATACCGGTCTCCTGCCTGCTGGCTTTTATTCCCATGTATTTTATGGGGCTGACCTCGAACATAATGTCGCTGACCGGCATCGCCATCTCCATCGGCGTGCTGGTGGACGGCGCCATAATCGAGGTCGAGAACGCCTACAAGAAAATGGAATTATGGATCGAAGGCGGCCGCCAGGGCGACCCGCACCAGATCCGCATCCGCGCCCTGCAGGAAGTGGCGCCCTCGGTCTTCTTCTCGCTCCTGGTTATTGCCGTGGCCTTCATACCTGTTTTTACCCTCTTGGACCAGGAAGGCCGGCTCTTCAAGCCGCTGGCCTATACCAAGAACCTGACTATGGCCATCGCCGCGCTGCTGGCCATCACCCTAGACCCGGCCATCAGGCTGCTCTTTATGCGCATGGACGACTTTAAGTTCCGGCCCAAATGGATTGCCTGGCCGGTCAACCAAATTCTGGTCGGCAAATATTACAAGGAAGAAAATCATCCGGTCAGCAAATGGCTCTTTCGGATTTACGAGCCCGTTTGCCGTCTGGTGCTGAAACATCCCAAGACCGTTATCATCACCGCCCTGGCCCTGATGGCCGTGACCGTCCCAATCTATTTCAAGCTCGGCTCCGAATTCATGCCGCCGTTGAACGAAGGCAGCATCCTTTATATGCCCACCACGCCGCCGGGCATCTCGGTTACCGACGCCCAGAAGATACTCCGGATCCAGGACCAGATCATCAAGAGCGTGCCCGAGGTCCAGAGCATCTTCGGCAAGGCCGGCCGGGCCGACACGGCCACCGATCCGGCGCCGTTCTCGATGATGGAAACGACCATCGTCCTGAAGCCCAGGGACCAGTGGCGAAAGGTCGACCGTTGGTATTCCGGACTGCCCGAAATCCTGCAGAGACCCTTCCGTCCCGTCTGGACCGACCGGATAACCTGGGAAGACATCATCAACGAGCTCGACGCCAAGATGCAGCTGCCCGGCGTGGTCAACTCCTGGACCATGCCCATCAAGGCCCGGGTGGACATGCTTTCCACCGGCGTACGCACGCCCGTCGGCATCAAAATCTTCGGAGCCGACCTCAAGGAGATAGAAAAAATAGGACTGCATTTGGAAGCCATCCTCAAGGAAGTGCCCGGCACCCGGAGCGTCTACGCCGAGCGTGTCACCGGCGGCTATTTCCTCGACTTCGATCTCAGGCGCGACCAGCTGGCCCGCTACGGCCTGAGCGTGGCTGAAGCCGAGATGGTCATTATGTCCGCCATCGGCGGTGAAGGCGTCACCACCGCCATCGCCGGACGTGAACGTTACTCTGTTAACGTCCGTTACGCCCGCGAGCTCAGGGACGACCTGGACGAACTCAAGCGCGTGCTGGTACCGACTACCGGCCCTGTTAGAAGCGGACAGCAACCTAATATGCAAATGCAAACCGACTCCGGCGCTTCTAACGGGGTGTCCGCCCAGATACCGCTGGCCGCCATCGCCGACATCAGCTTCTCCACCGGTCCGGCTATGGTCCGCGACGAGAACAGCTTCCTGGCCGGATATGTTTACGTTGACGTCAAGGACCGCGATATCGGTGGCTACGTCACCGAGGCCAAGGCCAGGGTCGACCGGGAACTGCCGCCCACGCCCGGCTACTCGCTTCTCTGGAGCGGCCAATACGAGAACATGCTTCGGGTCAAGGAACGGCTTAAAGTGGTCATCCCGCTGACCCTGCTGATAATATTCGTCCTGCTCTACATCAACACCAAATCCACCATCAAGACCCTGATAGTCCTGACCGCCGTGCCGTTCTCGCTCATCGGCGCCGTTTGGTTCCTCTACCTGCTTGGCTACAACGTCTCCATCGCCGTTTGGGTCGGTATGATTGCCCTGATGGGGCTGGACGCCGAGACCGGCGTGTTTATGCTCCTGTTTCTTGATATGTCCTATTACGACAGCGTCCGCAAGGGCAGGATGAAGACCTACTCCGACCTGATCGAGGCGGTGGTGCACGGCGCGGTCAAGCGCATCCGGCCCAAGATGATGACCGTCGGCACCACCTTCATCGGTCTGATTCCGATAATGTGGTCCATGGGCACCGGCGCCGATATGATGAAACGCATCGCCGCTCCTATGGTCGGCGGGTTGGTTACCAGCTTCATACTCGAACTGCTGGTCTATCCGCCGGTCTACACATTATGGAAATGGAAGTTTCAGATGAAGAAAGGCGCGGTCGACGTGTCTAAACTGCCCATTCCCGAACTGAAAGAGCATTGA
- a CDS encoding efflux RND transporter periplasmic adaptor subunit: MKYLKWLIITILLIVLGLAALFTSSYNKIDKGGSTQIKAGAAVQMYHCPMHPSYVADKPGDCPICNMKLVPFSPAGAGATSTVPGQAAVNITAQQEQLIGLKTSMVLKRDLTALVRASGRVAYDPELYVAIAEYRRVAETKDSQLIRSVALKLRQMGLSEEQIKELAQRSGSDSSNNLLLSRPGGTVWVYAQIYEHEIGLVKAGQVITASSIALPGKTYSGPIKAIDSILDKQTRTLRVRAEVSNPEGLLKPEMYLDVIINAGLGNKLAVPQEAVLNTGTRQLVFVKTGPGIYEPREIKTGQTAEGYYEVLAGLAEMEEVVTAANFFIDSESKLKAALPAAGQQEHKHGGD; this comes from the coding sequence ATGAAATACCTCAAGTGGCTGATAATCACAATCCTGCTGATTGTTCTTGGCCTGGCCGCACTGTTCACCTCCAGTTATAACAAAATCGACAAGGGCGGTTCGACGCAAATCAAGGCTGGTGCCGCGGTCCAGATGTACCATTGCCCGATGCATCCGTCCTATGTGGCCGACAAGCCGGGTGATTGCCCCATCTGCAATATGAAGCTGGTGCCTTTCAGTCCCGCCGGCGCCGGCGCAACCAGCACTGTCCCCGGCCAAGCGGCAGTTAACATTACGGCTCAGCAGGAACAGCTCATCGGCCTGAAGACATCTATGGTCCTCAAGCGCGACTTAACGGCCCTGGTCCGGGCCAGCGGACGGGTGGCCTACGACCCGGAACTTTACGTGGCCATTGCCGAATACCGACGCGTGGCCGAAACCAAAGACTCCCAGCTCATCAGGTCTGTAGCGTTGAAACTCCGCCAGATGGGCCTGTCCGAAGAGCAAATCAAAGAACTGGCCCAGCGGAGCGGGTCGGATTCATCCAACAACCTGTTACTGTCCAGGCCGGGCGGCACCGTTTGGGTCTACGCCCAGATTTACGAACACGAAATCGGGCTGGTCAAGGCCGGACAGGTCATTACCGCCAGTTCCATCGCGTTGCCGGGCAAGACTTATTCCGGCCCCATCAAGGCCATTGATTCCATCCTGGACAAACAGACCCGCACCCTGCGCGTCCGGGCCGAGGTGTCCAACCCCGAAGGCTTGCTTAAGCCGGAGATGTACCTGGACGTTATCATCAACGCCGGGCTGGGCAACAAGCTGGCCGTGCCCCAGGAGGCGGTTCTTAATACCGGCACCCGGCAGCTGGTCTTTGTTAAGACCGGCCCGGGCATCTACGAACCCAGGGAGATAAAAACCGGCCAAACGGCCGAAGGCTATTACGAAGTCCTAGCCGGCCTGGCCGAGATGGAAGAGGTCGTCACCGCGGCCAACTTCTTCATTGACTCGGAATCCAAACTCAAAGCCGCGCTTCCCGCAGCCGGGCAACAAGAACATAAACACGGCGGAGATTAA
- a CDS encoding TolC family protein, producing MKWLIKIPGILTRWLPCALLILAVASCSTPAEHSDLERTMERYRPRDRKPSLPALTATSPVSDFITYAVLNNPRAEAAFYDWKSTVEEIAVAGSWPDPQLTLSAEIDRVVMKTLIGFMQEIPGPGKLALRAETVSAQAQKKRYLFEEELLKTAFEIKQVYYQVFLLKEKIRLTKELVALADAQAGSARAGFQTGLNRVDDVTMVRSEQDRLYNELANLEDSAKPLMARWRGVLGIPPGNENPPLPEAALPANTLPQDSDLLKEALENNVQLKALAAEIRQAQALVELAYKGNVPDFGVGLALDAQKTPMTQMPELNMTFPIWRKRIGAEIAAARARKRQAQAELKAEEINLSVLLAEKTFTWRQLQRESLLISEQLIPRAKLNADSLNAEYKTGQTTMTNWLNARRELVELLIRLAEANAERETVFAEITLMAASRSPAEIARIFAPE from the coding sequence ATGAAATGGCTGATAAAAATACCGGGGATTTTGACGCGTTGGCTTCCGTGCGCATTGCTGATATTGGCGGTAGCCAGCTGTTCCACTCCGGCCGAGCATTCTGACCTTGAGCGGACAATGGAGCGATACCGGCCGCGCGACCGTAAACCGAGTCTACCGGCGCTGACCGCCACCAGCCCGGTTTCTGATTTCATTACTTATGCCGTTCTCAACAATCCCCGGGCCGAAGCCGCATTCTACGACTGGAAAAGCACCGTTGAGGAAATAGCCGTGGCCGGCTCGTGGCCTGACCCGCAGTTAACATTGAGCGCCGAGATAGACCGGGTGGTGATGAAAACGCTCATCGGCTTTATGCAGGAAATCCCCGGCCCGGGCAAACTAGCGCTCCGGGCCGAGACCGTTTCCGCCCAGGCCCAGAAAAAGCGCTATCTCTTCGAGGAAGAACTCCTTAAAACAGCCTTTGAGATCAAACAGGTGTATTACCAGGTGTTCTTGCTCAAGGAAAAAATACGGCTGACCAAAGAGCTGGTCGCATTGGCCGATGCCCAGGCCGGTTCGGCCAGGGCCGGATTCCAGACCGGTTTGAACCGGGTTGATGATGTGACTATGGTCCGCTCAGAGCAGGACCGTTTGTATAACGAATTGGCCAACCTGGAAGATTCGGCTAAGCCGTTGATGGCTCGTTGGCGCGGCGTGCTGGGCATCCCGCCCGGGAATGAAAACCCGCCTCTGCCGGAAGCCGCACTGCCCGCAAACACGCTGCCTCAGGATTCTGATTTATTGAAAGAGGCGCTGGAGAATAACGTCCAGCTCAAAGCCCTGGCCGCTGAAATCAGGCAGGCCCAGGCGCTGGTGGAGCTGGCTTACAAAGGCAACGTTCCGGACTTTGGGGTCGGTTTGGCGCTGGATGCACAGAAAACGCCGATGACCCAGATGCCGGAACTGAATATGACTTTTCCAATCTGGCGCAAAAGGATTGGCGCCGAAATCGCCGCCGCCCGGGCCCGGAAAAGACAGGCCCAGGCCGAACTCAAGGCCGAAGAGATAAATCTGTCCGTCCTGCTGGCCGAGAAAACATTCACCTGGCGCCAGCTTCAGCGGGAAAGCCTGCTTATTTCCGAACAGCTCATTCCCCGGGCAAAACTAAATGCTGACAGCCTTAACGCTGAATATAAAACCGGCCAAACAACGATGACCAATTGGCTCAACGCCCGGCGCGAATTGGTTGAATTATTAATCCGCCTGGCCGAGGCCAACGCCGAACGCGAAACGGTTTTCGCCGAAATAACATTGATGGCTGCCAGCCGCAGCCCGGCTGAAATCGCCAGAATATTTGCGCCCGAATAA
- a CDS encoding heavy metal-binding domain-containing protein, whose product MKNRLKLLTGTTIFLLVLAGVYVYACCGEPDTVDSQAASSGKTQADTAKTKTVDDPNSPEGLLKTAAKILGDAHKSNTPEARNALMTHSQKMLTKALEMVTKCNEMLAGDKPDTAAIVASNETALKLMKKAAELMEKYNTLLSRDAAKTPDERIWYVCPMNCSTADKPGKCPKCGMNLVKKEPAEKAIYACPMGCVAPVDKPGKCPKCGMNLVKKESSEKAVYACPMNCETSDKPGKCSKCGMNLEKK is encoded by the coding sequence ATGAAAAACAGATTGAAACTGCTGACCGGAACAACGATATTTTTATTGGTACTGGCTGGGGTATATGTTTATGCCTGTTGCGGCGAGCCTGATACAGTGGATTCTCAGGCGGCTTCTTCGGGTAAAACGCAAGCAGATACGGCTAAAACAAAAACTGTCGATGACCCGAACAGCCCGGAGGGTTTATTAAAAACCGCCGCTAAAATATTGGGTGATGCCCATAAATCAAATACGCCCGAAGCGAGGAACGCTTTAATGACGCATAGCCAGAAAATGTTGACCAAGGCGCTGGAAATGGTAACCAAATGTAATGAGATGCTGGCCGGCGATAAACCGGATACGGCAGCGATTGTTGCGTCAAACGAAACCGCCCTGAAGCTGATGAAAAAAGCTGCGGAATTGATGGAAAAGTACAACACACTATTGTCCAGGGACGCCGCGAAAACGCCGGATGAACGAATATGGTACGTCTGTCCTATGAACTGTTCCACAGCCGATAAACCGGGCAAGTGTCCCAAGTGCGGGATGAACCTGGTCAAAAAGGAACCGGCGGAAAAAGCTATCTATGCCTGTCCGATGGGTTGTGTTGCACCGGTTGATAAGCCGGGTAAATGCCCCAAATGCGGAATGAACCTGGTTAAAAAGGAATCTTCGGAAAAGGCCGTGTATGCCTGTCCGATGAACTGCGAGACGTCCGATAAACCGGGCAAATGCTCCAAGTGCGGGATGAACCTGGAAAAGAAATAA
- a CDS encoding RNA polymerase sigma factor produces MDNFSDTELIALCKTGSEKAFTVLYQRYRQTVINFAYQMLGDSDLASHVLQDTFVYVFRKIAEYQPTAKFSTFLFTVVRHICINILDKDKRRKEIPLEEWRNIIAVRDAPDPLDSLQKDELNRFVKLELERLPLLYREVIVLKIIQGLQYDEISEIIECPVGTVKSRLHNGLELLRNSLYDKVKNTDFRERIHP; encoded by the coding sequence ATGGATAATTTTTCCGATACAGAATTGATCGCTTTATGTAAGACAGGTTCGGAAAAGGCTTTTACGGTTCTTTATCAACGCTACCGCCAGACGGTAATAAATTTCGCCTACCAGATGTTGGGAGACTCCGACCTTGCCTCTCACGTGCTTCAGGATACTTTTGTCTATGTCTTCAGGAAGATAGCAGAATATCAACCAACCGCCAAATTTTCCACCTTTCTTTTTACGGTTGTCAGGCATATTTGTATTAATATTCTTGATAAAGACAAGCGTAGAAAAGAGATACCGCTTGAAGAATGGCGTAATATTATTGCTGTCAGGGATGCGCCCGACCCGCTTGATTCGCTCCAAAAGGATGAATTAAACAGGTTCGTTAAATTGGAATTGGAACGGCTGCCATTATTATATCGAGAGGTTATTGTTCTGAAGATTATCCAGGGCCTTCAATATGACGAAATAAGCGAAATTATCGAGTGCCCTGTCGGCACGGTAAAATCAAGGCTGCATAACGGGCTGGAATTATTAAGAAATAGTTTATATGATAAGGTAAAAAATACCGATTTCCGTGAACGAATTCACCCCTAA